In a single window of the Streptacidiphilus sp. P02-A3a genome:
- a CDS encoding HpcH/HpaI aldolase/citrate lyase family protein, with product MRHFSQLDAETRQRLFLHEPGHFDRDSPPDVLSAALGATLYSPGTRPHLLQDVRKQAARGVTSMVLCLEDAIDDREVPAAEANVVSQLTGLAEQATGARPGPASGDWPLLFLRVRHPAQITDLADRLGPALRVLSGFVLPKFTEETGLPYLEALAEVRARSGLRLFAMPVLESPELAHLERRAETLSGVARVLEKFREQILAVRLGVTDLSSAYGLRRPPELTAYDVQLVASVIGDVVNVLGRSDGSGFTITGPVWEYFPVQERKFKPQLRSSPFADTEPPTEEVRRRLIAHDLDGLIREIELDRANGLLGKTCIHPSHVPAVHALAVATHEEWSDAVDILHQDRGGGGVLRSAYTNKMNEVKPHRAWARRVMLRASVFGVAREDVTFAELLAACLCP from the coding sequence GTGCGTCATTTCAGCCAACTCGACGCCGAGACCCGGCAACGGCTCTTTCTCCACGAACCGGGGCATTTCGACCGGGACAGCCCCCCCGACGTGCTCTCCGCCGCCCTCGGCGCGACCCTGTACTCCCCGGGGACCCGGCCGCACCTGCTCCAGGACGTCCGCAAGCAGGCCGCGCGGGGGGTGACCTCGATGGTGCTCTGCCTGGAGGACGCCATAGACGACCGGGAGGTACCGGCCGCCGAGGCCAACGTCGTCAGCCAGCTGACCGGCCTCGCCGAGCAGGCGACCGGCGCCCGGCCGGGCCCGGCCTCCGGGGACTGGCCGCTGCTGTTCCTGCGGGTGCGCCACCCCGCGCAGATCACCGACCTCGCCGACCGGCTCGGCCCGGCGCTGCGGGTGCTCTCCGGCTTCGTGCTGCCGAAGTTCACCGAGGAGACCGGACTGCCCTACCTGGAGGCGCTGGCCGAGGTCCGGGCCCGGAGCGGGCTGCGGCTGTTCGCGATGCCGGTGCTGGAGTCCCCGGAGCTCGCCCACCTGGAGCGCCGGGCCGAGACCCTGTCCGGGGTCGCCCGGGTGCTGGAGAAGTTCCGCGAGCAGATCCTCGCGGTACGGCTCGGCGTCACCGACCTCTCCTCGGCGTACGGCCTGCGCCGCCCGCCCGAGCTCACCGCGTACGACGTGCAGCTGGTCGCCTCGGTGATCGGCGACGTGGTCAACGTCCTCGGCCGCTCCGACGGCAGCGGTTTCACCATCACCGGCCCGGTCTGGGAGTACTTCCCGGTCCAGGAGCGGAAGTTCAAGCCGCAGCTGCGCAGCTCCCCGTTCGCCGACACCGAGCCGCCGACCGAGGAGGTCCGGCGGCGGCTGATAGCGCACGACCTCGACGGCCTGATCCGCGAGATCGAGCTGGACCGGGCCAACGGACTGCTCGGCAAGACCTGCATCCACCCCAGCCATGTCCCGGCCGTGCACGCCCTCGCCGTGGCCACCCACGAGGAGTGGTCCGACGCGGTGGACATCCTGCACCAGGACCGGGGCGGCGGCGGGGTACTCCGTTCGGCCTACACCAACAAGATGAACGAGGTGAAGCCGCACCGCGCCTGGGCGCGGCGGGTGATGCTGCGGGCCTCGGTCTTCGGCGTCGCGCGTGAGGACGTCACCTTCGCGGAGCTCCTGGCCGCCTGCCTGTGCCCCTGA
- the tgmC gene encoding ATP-grasp peptide maturase system methyltransferase, which yields MNLADSAGARRDLADRLAAAGVLNDPALRRAVEEVPREAFLHPGVFLPGDDNQWIPKTAVGTDPQEWLAIAYSDQSLVTQLDGHLTADQTSEPVTGFPTSSSTLPETVLGMIQHLDLDDGNTVLELGTGTGYSSALMCHRLGADNVATVEVDLDVARRADAALEACGYSAWTVHGDGLTGYPRLAPYDRVIATMAVRRIPYGWVRQTRPGGTILATVGTWTYGTGLAKLTVREDGTAHGRIVARSSFMAARSQVDQYPTGDLAARAAYATSERTTRTPPQLLHDWTPAFFAQLAAPGVQLIRSLDDNGSSRTYLFDVDRESFAELTEASAEGEWNVRQGGPLALWDRIEETLTLWQANGQPGVEHVRLAVDERGHTYWIGNEKPDGPNGPAWTHRV from the coding sequence ATGAACCTGGCCGACAGCGCCGGAGCCCGTCGAGACCTCGCCGACCGGCTCGCCGCGGCCGGCGTGCTGAACGACCCCGCCTTGCGCCGGGCCGTGGAGGAAGTACCGCGTGAGGCGTTCCTGCACCCCGGCGTCTTCCTCCCGGGCGACGACAACCAGTGGATCCCGAAGACCGCGGTCGGCACGGATCCCCAGGAGTGGCTGGCCATTGCCTACAGCGACCAGTCGCTGGTCACCCAGCTGGACGGGCATCTGACCGCCGATCAGACCTCCGAGCCCGTGACGGGGTTCCCCACGTCGTCCTCGACGCTTCCCGAGACTGTCCTGGGCATGATCCAGCACCTGGACCTCGACGACGGCAACACCGTGCTGGAGCTCGGCACCGGCACCGGCTACTCGTCCGCGCTGATGTGCCACCGTCTGGGGGCCGACAACGTGGCCACCGTCGAGGTCGATCTCGATGTCGCCCGCCGTGCGGACGCCGCCCTCGAAGCGTGCGGCTACTCCGCGTGGACCGTCCACGGCGACGGCCTCACCGGCTACCCCCGCCTCGCTCCCTACGATCGCGTGATCGCCACCATGGCGGTCCGCCGCATCCCCTACGGCTGGGTCCGCCAGACCCGGCCCGGCGGCACCATCCTGGCCACCGTCGGCACCTGGACCTACGGCACGGGCCTGGCCAAGCTCACCGTCCGCGAAGACGGCACCGCGCACGGACGCATCGTCGCCCGGTCCTCGTTCATGGCCGCCCGCTCCCAGGTCGACCAGTACCCCACCGGCGACCTGGCGGCCAGAGCCGCCTACGCCACCAGCGAGCGCACCACCCGTACGCCCCCGCAGCTCCTCCATGACTGGACGCCCGCGTTCTTCGCCCAGCTTGCCGCCCCGGGCGTCCAGCTGATTCGCTCGCTGGACGACAACGGCTCGTCCCGTACGTACCTGTTCGACGTCGACCGCGAGTCCTTCGCCGAGCTGACCGAGGCCAGTGCTGAGGGAGAGTGGAACGTCCGGCAGGGCGGCCCGCTGGCGCTGTGGGACCGGATCGAGGAGACCTTGACCCTCTGGCAGGCCAACGGCCAACCCGGCGTCGAACACGTTCGGCTCGCGGTCGACGAACGGGGCCATACCTACTGGATCGGCAACGAGAAGCCCGACGGGCCCAACGGCCCGGCCTGGACCCACCGGGTCTGA
- a CDS encoding zinc ribbon domain-containing protein, whose protein sequence is MPRYDYRCRSCGATFELRRPMSQANAPAMCPAGHEDAVKLMSMVAVTGTAAVGAAAPSQGGGGGCCGGGCCG, encoded by the coding sequence ATGCCTCGTTATGACTACCGCTGCCGTTCCTGCGGAGCCACGTTCGAACTCCGTCGTCCGATGTCCCAGGCCAACGCCCCGGCGATGTGCCCGGCCGGGCACGAGGACGCGGTGAAGCTGATGTCCATGGTCGCCGTGACCGGCACGGCGGCCGTCGGCGCCGCCGCGCCCAGCCAGGGCGGCGGCGGTGGCTGCTGCGGGGGCGGCTGCTGCGGCTGA
- a CDS encoding GNAT family N-acetyltransferase has protein sequence MLGDLIEVQDLAFRLLESGIGGILTCKGLGTETLRLGLALAFEDLELHRVWAARAPLNTASDKTLLAAGFQREGVIREHVHIRGAWRDSPVYGILESERIADR, from the coding sequence GTGCTCGGTGACCTGATCGAGGTTCAGGACCTCGCGTTCCGGCTGCTGGAGAGCGGGATCGGCGGGATCCTGACGTGCAAGGGCCTGGGCACCGAGACGCTGCGCCTCGGCCTGGCCCTGGCGTTCGAGGACCTGGAGCTGCACCGCGTGTGGGCGGCGCGGGCGCCGCTCAACACGGCGTCGGACAAGACGCTCCTGGCGGCGGGGTTCCAGCGTGAGGGCGTCATACGCGAGCACGTCCACATCAGGGGTGCGTGGCGGGACTCCCCGGTCTACGGGATTCTCGAGTCGGAGCGGATCGCCGACCGGTAG
- a CDS encoding ROK family transcriptional regulator, with the protein MIARPATSSTLKEINLRTVLDVIRTAPPVSRAEIARRTGISKPTVSALLQDLLEMGLVSETVREELGPTYGALFFAPRPEAAHVLGLDVGARRLRGAIADLEGAVHVRRDVDVEGMEAGQVVAAATALAEELCAEAGIPRDGLHHVAVGVPGVVDRRDGRIWQATNVPALDGFQARDAFGAALGLPVTVENDIHLAALGEQRHGTKSGTGTDAESFAFLSVGTGVGAGLILHGELHRGFAGAAGELDCALDPDTFDDNDPCAAALLQYAASRLSGHPELTGELSTEQVFALARTGDPDACAVVDEEVRRIVGYLSTLAAVVDVELVVLGGGIGLNGDLLLSRVSERLAVRVPYPPRVEVSALGDAAVLTGAVAVATRAALEQILSLRFGLPGRRRA; encoded by the coding sequence ATGATTGCCAGGCCAGCGACCTCCTCCACGTTGAAGGAGATCAACCTCCGTACCGTCCTCGACGTGATCCGGACCGCGCCGCCGGTCTCCCGTGCGGAGATCGCGCGGCGCACCGGCATCTCCAAGCCCACCGTCTCCGCGCTGCTCCAGGACCTGCTGGAGATGGGCCTGGTCTCCGAGACGGTGCGCGAGGAACTGGGCCCCACCTACGGCGCGCTGTTCTTCGCCCCGCGCCCGGAGGCCGCGCACGTGCTGGGCCTGGACGTCGGCGCGCGCCGGCTGCGCGGGGCCATCGCCGACCTGGAGGGCGCCGTCCACGTCCGCCGCGACGTCGACGTCGAGGGCATGGAGGCCGGTCAGGTGGTGGCCGCGGCGACCGCGCTGGCCGAGGAGCTGTGCGCGGAGGCGGGGATCCCCCGCGACGGACTGCACCACGTCGCGGTCGGCGTGCCGGGCGTGGTGGACCGCCGCGACGGCCGGATCTGGCAGGCCACCAACGTGCCCGCGCTGGACGGCTTCCAGGCCAGGGACGCCTTCGGCGCGGCGCTCGGACTGCCGGTCACCGTGGAGAACGACATCCACCTGGCCGCGCTCGGCGAGCAGCGGCACGGCACCAAGAGCGGCACCGGCACCGACGCCGAGAGCTTCGCCTTCCTCTCGGTGGGCACCGGCGTCGGCGCGGGCCTGATCCTGCACGGCGAGCTGCACCGGGGCTTCGCGGGCGCGGCCGGTGAGCTGGACTGCGCGCTGGACCCGGACACCTTCGACGACAACGACCCCTGCGCGGCGGCGCTGCTCCAGTACGCCGCGTCGCGGCTGAGCGGGCACCCTGAGCTGACCGGGGAGCTGAGCACGGAGCAGGTCTTCGCGCTGGCCCGGACGGGTGACCCGGACGCCTGCGCGGTGGTGGACGAGGAGGTCCGGCGCATCGTCGGCTACCTCTCGACGCTGGCCGCCGTGGTCGACGTGGAACTGGTCGTCCTCGGCGGCGGCATCGGCCTGAACGGGGACCTGCTGCTGTCCCGGGTCAGCGAGCGGCTGGCGGTGCGGGTGCCCTACCCGCCGCGGGTCGAGGTCTCGGCGCTGGGCGACGCGGCGGTGCTGACCGGCGCGGTCGCGGTGGCCACCCGGGCGGCGCTGGAGCAGATCCTCAGCCTCCGCTTCGGCCTCCCGGGCCGCCGCCGCGCCTGA
- a CDS encoding Tellurium resistance has translation MDFLRRAESGFDAGMDRVTLTKGSPEVAITEQGLVAGTMQVNLHWTTREPERARRAPGAFWRGLLHPNLFKPMPLPVAGGQPLAVDLDLGCMYELTDGSKGVVQPLGELYGDLQHSPYIRLSRDDRSGGASGETMYIDLSKKDSFRRLLVFVYIYDETPAFDRTHALVTLFPPGGRPIEVKLDQHTAQARSCAVALIENHDGVLKVRREARYVYGFQAELDRLYGWGLQWQRGYKPVS, from the coding sequence ATGGATTTCCTGCGCAGGGCCGAGTCCGGCTTCGACGCGGGCATGGACCGGGTGACCCTGACCAAGGGCTCGCCCGAGGTGGCGATCACCGAACAGGGCCTGGTGGCCGGGACGATGCAGGTCAACCTGCACTGGACGACGCGCGAGCCGGAGCGCGCGCGGCGCGCGCCCGGGGCGTTCTGGCGCGGGCTGCTGCACCCGAACCTGTTCAAACCGATGCCGCTGCCGGTGGCCGGTGGGCAGCCGCTGGCGGTGGACCTCGACCTCGGCTGCATGTACGAACTCACGGACGGCAGCAAGGGCGTGGTGCAGCCGCTGGGCGAGCTCTACGGGGACCTCCAGCACTCGCCGTACATCCGGCTCAGCCGGGACGACCGCTCCGGCGGGGCCTCCGGCGAGACGATGTACATCGACCTGTCCAAGAAGGACTCCTTCCGGCGGCTGCTGGTGTTCGTCTACATCTACGACGAGACCCCGGCCTTCGACCGCACGCACGCACTGGTGACCCTGTTCCCGCCGGGGGGCCGACCGATCGAGGTCAAGCTCGACCAGCACACCGCGCAGGCGCGGTCCTGCGCGGTGGCGCTGATCGAGAACCACGACGGCGTGCTGAAGGTGCGGCGCGAGGCCCGCTACGTGTACGGCTTCCAGGCGGAGCTGGACCGGCTGTACGGGTGGGGTCTGCAGTGGCAGCGGGGCTACAAGCCGGTGAGCTGA
- a CDS encoding DUF2637 domain-containing protein encodes MNLSSIQLVWLVIACATALAIAVIMGLLRSKKPKHAADPKDDSWERSEQRRRRKEALYGSASYVLLFACASVAAALSFHGLVGFGEENLNLTGGWQYLVPFGLDGAAMFCSVLAVREASHGDAAFGSRLLVWLFAAASAWFNWVHAPRGGDHNGAPQFFAGMSLSAAVLFDRALKQTRRAALREQGLVPRPLPQIRMVRWLRAPVETYRAWSLMLLENVRSLDEAVEEVREDKRDREAAAQRQRTENRRERAELKALSRSAPLRELTTLEASGGAESAASLEPASPRGVLPHRRRREVSSVTAEAKPEEDVNANPRLDSLEQKLKDLEQQFG; translated from the coding sequence ATGAACCTCTCGTCCATACAGCTGGTGTGGCTGGTCATCGCCTGTGCCACCGCGCTTGCCATCGCGGTGATCATGGGCCTGCTGCGTTCCAAGAAGCCCAAGCACGCGGCCGACCCCAAGGATGACTCCTGGGAGCGCAGTGAGCAGCGCCGCCGCCGCAAGGAGGCGCTGTACGGCAGCGCGTCCTACGTCCTGCTGTTCGCCTGTGCGTCCGTCGCCGCCGCGTTGTCCTTCCACGGCCTGGTCGGCTTCGGCGAGGAGAACCTCAACCTGACCGGCGGCTGGCAGTACCTGGTGCCGTTCGGCCTGGACGGCGCGGCCATGTTCTGCTCGGTGCTGGCCGTCCGCGAGGCCAGCCACGGCGACGCCGCCTTCGGCTCCCGCCTGCTGGTCTGGCTGTTCGCCGCGGCCTCCGCCTGGTTCAACTGGGTGCACGCGCCGCGCGGCGGCGACCACAACGGCGCGCCGCAGTTCTTCGCCGGGATGTCGCTGTCGGCCGCGGTGCTGTTCGACCGGGCGCTGAAGCAGACCCGTCGGGCCGCGCTGCGCGAGCAGGGCCTGGTGCCCCGCCCGCTGCCGCAGATCCGCATGGTCCGCTGGCTGCGCGCGCCCGTCGAGACGTACCGCGCCTGGTCGTTGATGCTGCTGGAGAACGTCCGCTCGCTGGACGAGGCGGTCGAGGAGGTCCGCGAGGACAAGCGCGACCGGGAGGCCGCGGCCCAGCGCCAGCGCACCGAGAACCGGCGCGAGCGCGCCGAGTTGAAGGCGCTGTCGCGCTCCGCCCCGCTGCGCGAGCTGACCACGCTGGAGGCCTCGGGCGGCGCCGAGAGCGCGGCCTCGCTGGAGCCCGCCTCGCCGCGCGGGGTGCTCCCGCACCGTCGCCGCCGGGAGGTCTCCTCGGTCACCGCCGAGGCCAAGCCCGAGGAGGACGTCAACGCGAACCCCCGGCTGGACTCGCTGGAGCAGAAGCTGAAGGACCTGGAACAGCAGTTCGGCTGA
- a CDS encoding phosphoribosyltransferase, translating into MWPGEWVEQRLGLRLPGGDARELLGLALRLRNPQRAQLLVSRVLGKHIPQRPATVYRAGHDLGRAVRDLLGAAAPAAVVLGYAETATGLGHCVADGLGDAPADYLHSTRRQVAGAAPVGGFEETHSHATSHLLLPEDPALLAGGGPLVLVDDELSTGNTIINTISALHQRFPRSWYVVATLADVRDDESRLLLDKAAADLGVRLDVVAAVTAAVQLPPDAAARGAALAAAEEARQPCGSPSGPARAALRRVDLGWPTGLRDGARHGYTPADRARLDAALPAMAARVAAALDPGGAGGAGGAADAGEQAGPRRVLVLGTEELMYTPLRLAAALQDALDHGASRPGGPGSAEVRFSTTTRSPALAVDDPGYAIRTRLTFPAHDAGAEGTRYAYNVAPGRDLARRFDAVVLVLDSDADTAALHAPGRGLLDRLRGVTDLVLLATVPAHRPRSGATTGPEAAPARPLHGPAFSSYRADEVSWLLKDLSEVVLEAPVEEREEAVQQGGAHYAESLPIEYQPTAEYQELFHTALRDSARRIAEAVATVTDTVLAERDRGRGVVLASLARAGTPVGILMRRWARHAHGVELPHYAVSIVRGRGIDTVALRYLAEQHDPADVVFVDGWTGKGAITRELEAALAGTGFDPAMAVLADPAHCVRTFGTREDFLIPSACLNSTVSGLVSRTVLRPGLIGPDDFHGAKFYRDLAGADVSARFLDAVTDCFPDVRAQPQDRADREPDWSGWAAVERISEEYGIGSVNLVKPGVGETTRVLLRRVPWRVLVRRGADAELGHVRLLAEQRGVPVEAVDDLPYSCVGLIHPQYTRGATGDEGTAV; encoded by the coding sequence GTGTGGCCGGGGGAGTGGGTCGAACAGCGGCTCGGCCTGCGGCTGCCCGGCGGCGACGCGCGGGAGCTGCTGGGACTGGCGCTGCGGCTGCGCAACCCGCAACGCGCGCAGCTGCTGGTCTCCCGGGTACTCGGCAAGCACATCCCGCAGCGGCCGGCCACGGTCTACCGGGCGGGCCACGACCTCGGCCGCGCGGTCCGCGACCTGCTCGGGGCGGCGGCCCCCGCCGCCGTCGTCCTCGGCTACGCGGAGACCGCGACCGGCCTCGGCCACTGCGTCGCGGACGGCCTCGGCGACGCCCCGGCCGACTACCTGCACTCGACCCGGCGCCAGGTCGCCGGAGCCGCCCCGGTCGGCGGCTTCGAGGAGACCCACTCGCACGCCACCTCGCACCTGCTGCTGCCGGAGGACCCGGCCCTGCTGGCGGGCGGCGGACCGCTGGTGCTGGTGGACGACGAGCTGTCGACCGGCAACACGATCATCAACACCATCTCCGCCCTGCACCAGCGGTTCCCGCGCTCCTGGTACGTGGTCGCCACCCTGGCGGACGTCCGCGACGACGAGTCCCGGTTGCTGCTCGACAAGGCGGCGGCGGACCTGGGCGTCCGGCTCGACGTGGTCGCCGCCGTCACCGCCGCCGTCCAGCTCCCGCCGGACGCGGCGGCACGCGGCGCCGCGCTGGCGGCGGCCGAGGAGGCGCGGCAGCCCTGCGGCTCGCCGAGCGGCCCCGCGCGGGCCGCGCTGCGCCGGGTGGACCTCGGCTGGCCGACCGGCCTGCGCGACGGCGCCCGCCACGGCTACACCCCCGCCGACCGGGCCCGCCTGGACGCCGCGCTGCCCGCCATGGCCGCCCGCGTCGCGGCGGCGCTGGACCCGGGCGGCGCGGGCGGCGCGGGTGGCGCGGCGGACGCGGGGGAGCAGGCCGGACCGCGCCGGGTGCTGGTCCTCGGTACCGAGGAGCTGATGTACACCCCGCTCCGGCTCGCCGCCGCCCTCCAGGACGCACTCGACCACGGCGCGTCCCGGCCCGGCGGTCCCGGCTCCGCCGAGGTGCGGTTCTCGACCACCACCCGCTCGCCCGCGCTCGCCGTGGACGACCCCGGTTACGCCATCCGGACGCGGCTCACCTTCCCCGCGCACGACGCCGGGGCGGAGGGCACCCGCTACGCCTACAACGTCGCGCCCGGCCGTGACCTCGCACGGCGGTTCGACGCCGTGGTGCTGGTGCTGGACTCCGACGCCGACACCGCCGCCCTGCACGCCCCCGGGCGGGGCCTGCTCGACCGGCTGCGCGGCGTCACCGACCTGGTGCTGCTGGCCACCGTCCCCGCGCACCGCCCGAGGAGCGGCGCCACGACCGGTCCCGAGGCCGCCCCCGCCCGGCCGCTGCACGGACCGGCGTTCTCCTCCTACCGTGCGGACGAGGTGTCCTGGCTGCTCAAGGACCTCTCCGAGGTGGTCCTGGAGGCGCCGGTGGAGGAGCGGGAAGAGGCGGTCCAGCAGGGCGGCGCCCACTACGCCGAGTCGCTGCCGATCGAGTACCAGCCCACCGCCGAGTACCAGGAGCTGTTCCACACCGCGCTGCGCGACTCCGCCAGGCGCATCGCCGAGGCCGTCGCCACCGTCACCGACACCGTCCTGGCCGAGCGCGACCGGGGCCGGGGCGTGGTGCTCGCGTCGCTCGCCCGCGCCGGGACGCCCGTCGGGATCCTGATGCGCCGCTGGGCGCGGCACGCGCACGGCGTGGAACTGCCGCACTACGCGGTCTCCATCGTCCGGGGGCGCGGCATCGACACCGTCGCGCTGCGCTACCTGGCGGAGCAGCACGACCCCGCCGACGTCGTCTTCGTCGACGGCTGGACCGGCAAGGGCGCGATCACCCGGGAGCTGGAGGCGGCGCTCGCCGGGACCGGCTTCGACCCGGCCATGGCCGTCCTCGCCGACCCCGCCCACTGCGTGCGCACCTTCGGTACCCGCGAGGACTTCCTGATCCCCTCGGCCTGCCTCAACTCGACCGTGTCCGGGCTGGTCTCGCGCACCGTGCTGCGTCCCGGGCTGATCGGCCCGGACGACTTCCACGGTGCCAAGTTCTACCGCGACCTCGCCGGGGCCGACGTCTCGGCGCGCTTCCTGGACGCGGTCACGGACTGCTTCCCCGACGTCCGGGCCCAGCCGCAGGACCGGGCGGACCGCGAGCCCGACTGGTCCGGCTGGGCGGCCGTCGAGCGGATCAGCGAGGAGTACGGCATCGGCAGCGTCAACCTGGTCAAGCCCGGCGTCGGCGAGACCACCCGGGTACTGCTGCGGCGGGTCCCCTGGCGGGTGCTGGTCCGCCGGGGAGCGGACGCCGAGCTCGGGCACGTCCGGCTGCTCGCCGAGCAGCGGGGCGTGCCGGTCGAGGCAGTGGACGACCTGCCGTACAGCTGCGTCGGCCTGATCCACCCCCAGTACACGCGCGGAGCGACCGGAGACGAGGGAACGGCCGTATGA
- a CDS encoding HAD family hydrolase: MSEHREPTDHPEPTDHRILVGSDLDRTLIYSPRALALGMADELAPRLLTVEVHHGKPLSFMTERCAELLVQLIGAAEFVPVTTRTRSQYLRVHLPGPVPGWAPRYAVCANGGHLLVDGVTDEDWHARVQAVLADTCAPLDEVVHHLALAADPEWTLKRRVAEDLFAYLVVERELLPQGWIEELAAWAEERGYGVSLQGRKVYLVPRPLTKSAALAEVERRVGASTVLTAGDSLLDAELLLAADQGFRPGHGELADSGWTAPGVTVLRETGVAAGEEIVRRLLARALVPAPVG; encoded by the coding sequence ATGAGTGAACACCGTGAACCGACTGACCACCCTGAACCCACCGACCACCGCATTCTGGTCGGCAGCGATCTGGACCGGACGCTGATCTACTCGCCGCGCGCGCTCGCGCTCGGCATGGCCGACGAGCTGGCACCCCGGCTGCTGACGGTCGAGGTGCACCACGGCAAGCCGCTGTCGTTCATGACCGAGCGCTGCGCCGAACTGCTGGTCCAGCTGATCGGGGCGGCCGAGTTCGTCCCGGTGACCACCCGGACCCGGAGCCAGTACCTGCGGGTCCACCTGCCCGGACCGGTCCCCGGCTGGGCCCCGCGCTACGCGGTCTGCGCCAACGGCGGCCACCTGCTGGTCGACGGCGTCACCGACGAGGACTGGCACGCCCGGGTCCAGGCGGTGCTCGCCGACACCTGCGCGCCGCTGGACGAGGTGGTGCACCACCTGGCGCTCGCGGCCGACCCGGAGTGGACGCTCAAGCGGCGCGTCGCCGAGGACCTGTTCGCCTACCTGGTGGTCGAGCGGGAGCTGCTGCCGCAGGGCTGGATCGAGGAACTGGCGGCCTGGGCGGAGGAACGCGGCTACGGCGTGTCGTTGCAGGGACGGAAGGTCTACCTGGTGCCGCGACCGCTGACGAAGTCGGCGGCGCTGGCCGAGGTCGAGCGCCGCGTCGGCGCCTCGACGGTGCTCACCGCCGGGGACTCGCTGCTCGACGCGGAGCTGCTGCTGGCGGCGGACCAGGGCTTCCGCCCCGGGCACGGCGAACTCGCCGACAGCGGCTGGACCGCTCCCGGCGTCACCGTCCTGCGCGAGACCGGCGTCGCGGCGGGCGAGGAGATCGTCCGCCGCCTGCTGGCCAGGGCCCTGGTACCGGCCCCGGTCGGCTGA
- a CDS encoding TerD family protein: protein MTRVMPKGSNIPLAAVDAVRAVLRWRVAPGGPDVDVVALLLGANGQVRGDEDFVFYNQPRHPTGRVRHRSKTRRGEDLSDTLDIDLTQLPPEIERVVVGGAAEGGHFGQLSDLCVLLYDIARGPDAEPLARFDITDATPVGALLCGEIYRRSGGWKFRAIGQGYSSGLGGLAKDFGVTVDDDDPTEPPPADPQQPPSKQAPSLPSPSPQSQAEPQPQPQHAAGTTAGTPVSLPGQAAEYPRPPAYEPLLPEPPDFALPPQGPQFLPVD from the coding sequence ATGACCCGGGTGATGCCCAAAGGCTCGAACATCCCGCTCGCCGCCGTCGACGCGGTGCGCGCGGTACTGCGCTGGCGCGTCGCCCCCGGCGGGCCGGACGTGGACGTCGTCGCGCTGCTGCTCGGCGCGAACGGCCAGGTGCGCGGCGACGAGGACTTCGTCTTCTACAACCAGCCCCGGCACCCCACCGGACGGGTCCGGCACCGGTCCAAGACCCGGCGCGGCGAGGACCTCAGCGACACCCTGGACATCGACCTGACCCAGCTGCCGCCGGAGATCGAGCGCGTGGTCGTCGGCGGCGCCGCCGAGGGCGGGCACTTCGGCCAGCTCAGCGACCTGTGCGTGCTGCTGTACGACATCGCCCGGGGCCCGGACGCCGAGCCGCTGGCCCGCTTCGACATCACCGACGCCACGCCGGTCGGCGCGCTGCTGTGCGGGGAGATCTACCGCCGGTCCGGCGGCTGGAAGTTCCGCGCGATCGGGCAGGGGTACTCCTCCGGCCTGGGCGGGCTGGCCAAGGACTTCGGCGTCACCGTGGACGACGACGACCCGACCGAGCCGCCACCGGCCGACCCGCAGCAGCCGCCGTCGAAGCAAGCGCCGTCGCTGCCGTCACCGTCGCCGCAGTCGCAGGCGGAACCGCAGCCCCAGCCGCAGCACGCGGCCGGGACGACGGCCGGGACGCCGGTGAGCCTGCCCGGCCAGGCCGCCGAGTACCCCCGGCCGCCCGCGTACGAGCCGCTGCTGCCGGAGCCGCCGGACTTCGCCCTGCCGCCCCAGGGGCCGCAGTTCCTGCCCGTCGACTGA